The following coding sequences lie in one Alicyclobacillus curvatus genomic window:
- a CDS encoding four-carbon acid sugar kinase family protein codes for MIGVIADDITGANDIGIMFVKRGYRTVVIPIEAALDYAAVNQSEVDVIVIDTDSRLLDRQTAYDRSRYATGILRDMGCSQFFGKVCSVFRGNIGADFDAVLDELGESFAPIVLGFPKNGRTTIHGIHYVRGVKLEDSEFQYDPVHPMQESNLQGILQKQTNRKVHVLYHETLDEAKSTLAVEVSRRQSAGGYLIFDVRNQGDLATIAEVIHGYRVICGSSAIAEAWPVLQGTSGTKRSRFDDVRNSHGVLLLAGSLMPQTVAQIETLRGNGIHCVELDTVSLIADKSAWGEQIQGLLDDVAARLEQDENVLVYAANDKERVKQTLQAGEIHGYSMVQTRQLVSRTLAQLARYIVERSRVRRVVVGGGDTSAAVCAALGVTGVEVLREIAPGLPLSISLGQVPIALVLKSGSFGQPDFFLRAIETSRRL; via the coding sequence GTGATTGGAGTCATCGCCGATGACATTACCGGTGCCAATGACATCGGCATCATGTTCGTAAAGCGGGGATACCGGACAGTTGTTATCCCAATTGAGGCAGCACTTGACTATGCCGCGGTCAATCAGAGTGAAGTGGATGTCATTGTCATCGATACCGATTCTCGTCTGCTTGACCGACAAACGGCGTATGACCGGTCGCGATATGCCACCGGGATTCTGCGTGACATGGGATGCAGCCAGTTTTTTGGAAAGGTTTGCTCCGTGTTTCGAGGCAACATCGGCGCCGACTTTGACGCGGTTCTTGATGAACTCGGAGAGTCCTTTGCCCCCATCGTACTCGGGTTTCCAAAGAACGGTCGGACCACCATCCATGGCATTCACTATGTGCGCGGCGTCAAACTTGAGGATTCCGAGTTTCAGTACGACCCTGTTCATCCGATGCAGGAGTCAAATCTTCAGGGTATCTTACAGAAGCAAACCAACCGCAAGGTGCACGTCCTTTATCACGAGACGCTCGATGAAGCTAAATCCACCCTGGCAGTGGAGGTTTCCCGCCGACAGTCAGCGGGCGGCTATCTCATTTTTGACGTCCGTAACCAGGGTGACCTTGCAACAATTGCGGAAGTCATCCATGGTTATCGAGTCATCTGCGGCAGCTCCGCGATTGCTGAGGCATGGCCCGTGCTGCAAGGCACATCAGGAACAAAACGGTCTCGATTTGACGATGTCCGCAATTCACACGGTGTCCTCTTATTGGCAGGAAGTCTGATGCCACAAACGGTCGCGCAGATTGAAACGCTCAGAGGAAACGGTATCCACTGTGTGGAGTTGGACACGGTCAGCTTAATAGCGGACAAGTCCGCCTGGGGTGAGCAGATACAGGGGTTGCTTGATGACGTTGCCGCACGACTTGAACAAGACGAGAACGTACTGGTCTATGCTGCAAACGACAAAGAAAGAGTCAAACAGACACTTCAGGCCGGAGAGATACATGGATACAGCATGGTGCAGACAAGGCAGCTAGTGTCTAGAACACTCGCGCAACTGGCGCGTTACATTGTCGAGCGGTCGAGGGTACGGCGAGTGGTTGTTGGCGGGGGTGATACATCGGCGGCCGTATGTGCTGCGCTTGGAGTAACGGGTGTCGAGGTCCTACGCGAAATCGCGCCCGGACTGCCGCTGTCGATATCACTTGGCCAAGTTCCAATTGCACTGGTACTGAAGTCTGGCAGCTTTGGACAACCAGACTTCTTTTTGCGAGCCATAGAGACGTCGCGCAGGCTGTAG
- a CDS encoding Asp/Glu/hydantoin racemase, translating into MRRKLAIIHTTPVTIDALKKLVQEAMPDVDIVNFLDDSILPELYDNGGNVRAVEERWFQYVQIADKLGADCILSACSSVGELAWKARTLVSKPVLRIDEPMAMEAVETARVIGVAATLPTTLRPTEGLLKRKAEEAGKDIVLHSLLADEAYQRLMQGDVDGHDKVLADKLTELTQSVDVVVLAQASMARVIPRLPEQLQVKVLASPKRGIEHVRRVLETLG; encoded by the coding sequence GTGAGACGAAAACTTGCCATCATTCATACCACGCCTGTGACCATTGATGCACTTAAGAAGTTGGTGCAAGAAGCGATGCCGGATGTTGACATCGTCAATTTTCTCGATGACTCCATTTTGCCGGAACTCTATGACAATGGTGGAAATGTCAGAGCAGTCGAGGAACGTTGGTTTCAGTACGTTCAGATTGCAGATAAACTGGGCGCTGACTGTATCCTCAGCGCCTGTTCTTCTGTAGGTGAGTTGGCATGGAAAGCGAGAACGCTGGTTTCGAAGCCCGTTCTCCGAATTGATGAGCCAATGGCAATGGAGGCAGTCGAAACGGCCAGGGTTATCGGTGTTGCTGCAACTTTACCGACCACACTGCGACCGACAGAGGGCCTCCTAAAACGAAAAGCCGAAGAAGCGGGTAAAGACATTGTTCTTCACTCACTCCTCGCGGATGAGGCCTACCAGAGGTTGATGCAGGGCGATGTAGACGGGCACGACAAAGTACTTGCTGACAAGCTTACCGAACTGACGCAGTCCGTGGACGTGGTTGTGCTTGCACAAGCGTCGATGGCCCGAGTAATTCCGCGATTACCTGAGCAGCTCCAAGTCAAGGTCTTGGCCAGCCCGAAACGAGGTATTGAACATGTTCGCCGAGTGCTCGAGACACTCGGTTAA
- a CDS encoding class II fructose-bisphosphate aldolase, with product MTKLPSRPSNVISLKQILEVAQRRGFAVGSFSPRCTPVIRPVLLAGADMASPLIVQISQKELDRYVVTPEEFADEFYANLQVLNIEVPVVLHLDHTKDFRVIEQAIEAGFTSVMIDASEMPLDENIRITREVTELAHHHGVSVEAELGKIGTTDFVETDEDEELYTDPVEAERFVRETGIDALAASIGTAHGVYQTREPKVDLQRLQAIRHLTDVHIVLHGGSGVPAYMIHNAIQIQGGGISKVNIATDLEVAVLAALNRSERMTNADCKALSEREFTPAAVAVRDLVAEKIANFLGSKDHASDYFDSSQWAVRS from the coding sequence GTGACGAAACTGCCATCAAGACCTTCTAACGTGATTTCACTAAAGCAGATACTTGAGGTCGCACAGCGCCGCGGTTTTGCTGTCGGATCGTTCTCACCGCGATGTACGCCTGTCATTCGCCCTGTGTTACTAGCTGGAGCAGACATGGCCTCTCCGTTGATTGTGCAGATTTCACAAAAAGAGCTAGACCGCTACGTTGTGACGCCCGAAGAGTTCGCGGATGAATTCTACGCCAATCTGCAGGTGCTGAATATTGAGGTTCCAGTTGTGCTTCATCTCGACCATACAAAGGACTTTCGGGTGATTGAGCAGGCCATAGAAGCTGGGTTTACCTCCGTCATGATTGATGCGTCAGAGATGCCGTTAGATGAGAACATCCGCATCACTAGAGAGGTAACAGAGTTAGCCCATCATCATGGGGTATCCGTTGAAGCTGAGCTTGGCAAGATTGGTACAACTGATTTTGTGGAGACGGACGAGGACGAGGAACTCTACACCGATCCGGTTGAGGCAGAACGTTTTGTAAGAGAGACTGGTATCGATGCATTGGCGGCCTCTATCGGCACCGCACATGGTGTTTATCAAACCCGTGAGCCAAAAGTGGATCTTCAGCGTTTGCAGGCCATCCGGCACCTGACGGATGTACACATTGTGCTTCACGGTGGGTCTGGAGTTCCAGCTTACATGATTCACAACGCCATTCAAATCCAAGGTGGCGGCATCAGCAAGGTGAACATTGCGACTGACCTCGAAGTAGCAGTTTTGGCAGCGCTAAACCGTTCGGAACGGATGACAAACGCGGACTGCAAGGCGCTTTCTGAACGAGAATTTACCCCAGCAGCCGTTGCTGTTCGTGATTTGGTAGCGGAAAAAATTGCAAATTTCCTGGGAAGCAAAGATCATGCTTCGGACTACTTTGACAGCAGTCAGTGGGCGGTACGCTCGTAA
- a CDS encoding class II aldolase/adducin family protein, which produces MNTIVDSLLKAASYMSQKNLVWGNSGNLSVRMGDSLYITASGSFLAELTEEQLVECPVDQAPINPKSRPSKELPFHQAIYQTRPDVNCVLHASPFYSTMIASGKAELNPNLFIESMYYLYNFAIVPYFHPGSEQLAKAVGAQADSTNVILLQNHGVIVYDVSVREALARLETLEIASRMVIVAASGGIEMNPIEPAIVHDFIANSGYKPYPPRGFRQ; this is translated from the coding sequence ATGAATACGATTGTCGACTCTTTGCTGAAGGCTGCAAGCTACATGTCGCAAAAGAACCTGGTATGGGGGAATTCTGGGAACTTAAGTGTACGGATGGGGGACTCTCTCTACATTACAGCGTCTGGCAGCTTTCTCGCAGAGCTGACGGAGGAACAATTGGTCGAGTGTCCCGTTGACCAAGCGCCCATCAACCCAAAGTCCCGGCCGTCCAAGGAATTACCCTTTCACCAAGCCATTTACCAGACACGGCCAGACGTGAACTGCGTTCTCCATGCTTCGCCGTTCTACAGCACGATGATTGCTAGCGGCAAGGCAGAACTTAACCCTAATTTGTTTATCGAGTCTATGTACTACCTATACAACTTTGCCATCGTACCTTATTTTCATCCTGGTTCGGAGCAACTGGCGAAAGCGGTTGGAGCACAGGCGGATTCTACGAATGTTATTTTACTTCAGAACCACGGCGTGATTGTCTATGATGTGTCCGTTCGAGAGGCCCTAGCACGGCTTGAGACGTTGGAAATTGCCAGCCGTATGGTCATTGTGGCAGCATCAGGCGGGATTGAGATGAACCCTATTGAACCTGCGATTGTCCACGATTTCATCGCAAACTCCGGCTATAAGCCTTATCCGCCAAGGGGGTTTCGACAGTGA
- a CDS encoding alpha-galactosidase — MSEPKQILIEENGLNLVFEITDELDVRLLHLSAVPFQKETIVKEHLKQKFRMVEVHASGEDQADHHGQKHTGTNPGLRLRYLRHVDMVTQHGRKFELTMMDPLMNLFVTSHFQFYEGISVVRCWTAVRNDGKDSVGLEYVTSFALTGLGKEGLLPWESKMRLMIPHNAWFGEAQWTSHLLPELGLQRVGSFSTNRIAVNSTGSWSTSQFVPSAVLVNEETETSLFWQIEHNGSWHFEIGDQFRHLYLHLSGPTYQEHQWWKELKPGATFTTVPVAVGAVNGTWDRALQELTQYRRAMRQKHSDYERLPVIFNTFMNSLGGDVTAENVRPLIGTASKVGCEVFCIDCGWYADGDWWGTVGTWQPSARRFPDGMETTFAEIRANGMIPGLWLEPEVLGLESGKLVPKEWLFERYGKPVIDHGRYQLDYRNPEVRAYMDTVVDDLIRNFGLGYLKFDYNINAGVGTALFSDSVGDGLLEHNRGYLVWLERLMARHPDLIIENCGSGGMRMDYAMLERHTVQSVTDQDDYLRNAVIAAACASVVTPEQAAVWAYPLPTGNFVRDGVVDEAASTDATVLNMVNALLLRVHLSGPLCALDEKRLSQVEQAITTYKSLRKDILDARPVWPIGLPSFRSKWLSFGLLVSGNRACYIAVWRLDAESERCSIPLTKLTPVDWQPVGLTMLEDEPSGTLLGAYRCVSVKVVYPQDFLCSCSFNAELSSVEVHLPHQNSACLLKIDIT; from the coding sequence ATGTCTGAGCCAAAACAGATTCTAATTGAGGAGAACGGTCTCAACCTCGTGTTTGAGATTACAGATGAGCTTGATGTGCGGTTGCTGCATCTTTCTGCGGTTCCCTTTCAGAAAGAGACCATTGTTAAGGAGCATCTGAAGCAAAAATTTCGGATGGTCGAGGTGCATGCTTCTGGGGAGGACCAAGCTGACCACCACGGCCAAAAGCACACGGGTACCAATCCTGGGCTTCGGCTTCGTTATCTTCGACATGTTGACATGGTCACTCAACACGGGCGCAAGTTCGAATTAACCATGATGGACCCATTGATGAACCTTTTCGTCACGAGTCATTTTCAGTTTTACGAAGGCATATCAGTCGTACGCTGCTGGACCGCTGTGAGAAATGACGGCAAAGATTCTGTTGGTCTCGAATATGTGACTTCGTTTGCCTTGACCGGGCTTGGCAAAGAGGGCCTGCTACCGTGGGAATCGAAGATGCGGCTTATGATTCCCCACAACGCCTGGTTCGGTGAAGCCCAGTGGACAAGCCACTTGCTGCCGGAGCTGGGGCTGCAGCGAGTAGGAAGCTTTAGCACCAACCGAATCGCTGTGAATAGTACTGGATCCTGGTCGACATCGCAGTTTGTCCCATCGGCAGTTCTCGTCAACGAAGAAACGGAAACTTCGCTGTTTTGGCAGATAGAGCACAACGGATCGTGGCATTTTGAGATTGGAGACCAGTTTCGTCACCTCTATCTCCATCTCTCCGGACCCACATATCAGGAGCACCAGTGGTGGAAAGAGTTGAAACCGGGGGCGACATTTACGACCGTACCTGTAGCTGTAGGGGCGGTGAATGGCACGTGGGACAGGGCTCTTCAAGAACTGACACAGTACCGCAGGGCCATGCGCCAAAAACACAGCGATTACGAGAGGTTGCCCGTCATCTTTAATACATTCATGAACAGTCTTGGCGGAGACGTCACGGCTGAGAATGTCCGCCCATTAATCGGGACAGCGTCCAAGGTGGGATGCGAAGTATTTTGTATTGACTGCGGTTGGTACGCGGACGGCGACTGGTGGGGTACCGTTGGAACGTGGCAGCCGTCCGCGAGGCGATTTCCGGACGGCATGGAGACGACCTTTGCTGAAATTCGAGCCAATGGAATGATTCCCGGGTTGTGGCTAGAACCCGAAGTCTTGGGACTTGAATCGGGCAAGTTGGTGCCGAAAGAGTGGCTGTTCGAGCGGTATGGGAAACCTGTCATCGACCACGGTCGCTACCAGTTGGATTACCGTAACCCGGAAGTACGAGCCTACATGGATACTGTTGTTGACGACCTAATTCGCAACTTCGGCCTCGGGTATCTTAAATTTGATTACAACATCAATGCAGGAGTCGGTACGGCCCTGTTTTCGGACAGTGTCGGCGATGGACTGCTGGAGCATAACCGTGGTTATCTCGTCTGGTTAGAGAGACTAATGGCTCGGCACCCTGACCTTATCATCGAGAACTGTGGCAGCGGCGGCATGCGCATGGATTACGCGATGCTTGAGCGACACACCGTCCAATCCGTGACGGATCAGGACGACTATCTACGTAATGCTGTTATTGCTGCAGCTTGCGCCTCCGTTGTTACACCGGAACAAGCAGCTGTTTGGGCGTATCCTTTGCCGACGGGGAACTTTGTTCGTGATGGTGTCGTTGATGAAGCGGCAAGTACCGATGCAACCGTGCTGAATATGGTCAATGCACTGCTTCTTCGGGTGCACCTCTCTGGTCCGCTTTGCGCACTTGATGAGAAGCGACTGTCTCAGGTGGAACAAGCGATTACCACCTACAAGTCACTGCGTAAGGACATTCTAGATGCACGCCCAGTTTGGCCCATCGGCTTGCCATCGTTTCGTTCAAAGTGGCTTTCGTTTGGTCTTCTAGTGTCCGGAAACAGAGCCTGTTATATTGCCGTTTGGCGACTTGATGCAGAGTCAGAGCGGTGCAGCATTCCCTTGACGAAGTTGACGCCTGTCGATTGGCAACCTGTTGGTTTGACGATGTTGGAAGATGAGCCGTCGGGGACCTTGCTTGGAGCGTATAGGTGTGTCTCCGTCAAGGTGGTTTATCCGCAAGACTTCCTGTGCAGTTGCTCCTTTAACGCCGAACTTAGCAGCGTAGAGGTACATTTACCGCATCAAAATAGTGCTTGCCTATTGAAGATTGATATCACATGA
- a CDS encoding DeoR/GlpR transcriptional regulator, with product MSERLRRILQLIEQNKFVSVNDLSKSLQVSEVTIRKDLRTLEEQGLVSRTHGGASVRVSNFQPFMARQLLAHDEKWLLANVTAELVEEGDSVIIDAGTTPLQVAKLLLDRHLSVVTNSLPVSMELAHSSCTVTVTGGVVFPENVCLVGPEAEGYFERIRVNKLILGASGLVAERGPTTYSALEAAVKQRMVKAAQMVILVMDHSKLTNVGLSVFCEFSDIDTIVTSSLCPEHLLQEIRAHGVEVISVPIPKEIEVGT from the coding sequence ATGAGTGAGCGTTTGCGTCGAATTCTTCAGTTGATTGAGCAAAACAAGTTTGTATCGGTAAATGATTTGAGTAAAAGCCTGCAAGTTTCCGAGGTGACAATTCGAAAAGACTTACGAACTCTAGAAGAACAAGGGTTGGTTAGTCGTACGCATGGTGGTGCGAGCGTTCGGGTTTCCAACTTTCAGCCCTTTATGGCCCGCCAACTGCTGGCGCACGACGAAAAATGGTTGTTAGCAAATGTGACTGCTGAACTGGTTGAAGAGGGTGATTCCGTCATCATTGATGCAGGCACCACGCCGCTCCAGGTAGCGAAGCTCCTTTTGGATCGACATCTTTCAGTTGTCACAAATTCGCTGCCTGTGTCCATGGAGTTGGCACATTCCTCCTGCACAGTCACTGTCACGGGGGGCGTCGTGTTTCCCGAAAACGTTTGTCTCGTTGGACCCGAAGCTGAAGGTTATTTCGAGCGAATTCGTGTCAACAAACTCATTCTTGGTGCGAGTGGTCTCGTGGCAGAGCGCGGTCCGACGACCTACTCCGCACTCGAGGCTGCGGTCAAGCAAAGAATGGTTAAAGCTGCTCAAATGGTCATCTTGGTGATGGACCACTCCAAGCTGACGAATGTCGGTTTGTCGGTCTTCTGCGAATTCAGCGACATAGATACGATTGTGACTTCGTCGCTCTGTCCGGAACACTTACTACAAGAAATTCGTGCCCACGGCGTTGAGGTTATCTCTGTTCCGATTCCAAAGGAGATTGAGGTGGGAACATGA